The genomic interval AGTGACAGAAAAGAAGTGGAGTATTTTGTTGCTGTGCATTCTGCTATTGAGGCTGACTTCTTTCCCTTGAAGTCACTTAAGGGGAAGAAGAACTGCCTTAGTTAAGACCTTTCCCTGTAGTCTGAGAAGAGCAAGGGTACTACTAAGgagtgtgtgatttttttttttttttttaagctgatgCTCAGTAGTACTGCTCCCTATGTACAGTGTTGGGAGTTGGTGCTCCTCTCCTAGATAGAGATTCCactgtacaaaaataaatgtcttattttctgttttcaaacgtatacattcttctttcattttagttTCACACCATCTTGTACACACTAACCCTTTTAGTTTTTATGTAATTTGTACAGTAGTGCCAGCCACATAACAGGTATTTCCTGAATGTTgatctcctttaaaaattttccccagCCCTGTGAAGATTCTTTTCTGTGTTAATGCTTGGGGTATCTGTCTGAAAGTGTCTTTGCTCTTTTAAAAGTTCGCTTTTTGTGAAAATTCAGAACTCCTCCTTTCAATTCAGTTaatcaataaaaaaaactttGCTTTTAGACTTGTTGGCTTTAAAGTGGATAAAAGCTGTACATAGTTTAGGGATTGCTTATAATTTTTCCTGTGTCGAGATTCTGTCTAGGTGCTGCTAGAAGTGCTCCTTGTGTCCCTGGCTTTGGGttcaagaaagaaatgagagtaGACACCTGTATTTTGGGTAtcatgcatttcttttcctttctggttcaAGAACTGAAGTATTGAAGAAACTTTCTCCTCTATTATACTTTAGGAAAACCAGTGCAGCCAGTCAAAAGGGAGCTCCTCCGGCATAGAGACTACAAGGTGGACCTGGAATCCAAGCTTGGGAAGACAATTGTCATTACTAAGACCACACCACAATCAGAGATGGGAGGGTGAGTGACGTTTCATCTTTCTCAGGAGCCAGGAATAGGTATAATAAACTCTGTGTTGCTTTTAGCAGGTGTTGAGGAGGTTCCCTGGCCCCAGGATAACAACCTTGTTGCCTACAATTCTACctttaagtttgtttttctttgttccccCAAGGTCTCAACTAAACATAATAGTGTCTCTAGGAGGAGTCACTCGGTAGGCTTATTCATACGAGTACTGTAAGTgctacttaatattttaaagaagaaatgaggaaaagaactACTGAAGAGATACTTAGGGGAGAGATTAGGTGGAGATAGAATGGAGCCTAGGAGCTGTTGAATTAAGGGAGTTGAGGTTCCAGACTGGCTGCAGAGGCTGTAGTTGTTATGGATTGCTTGGTTATACACCTTCCTCCTGACTACCTGCCTCCCGTGGTAAGAAGTGTCCTACAACAACTCTTTATTCTTTTGCCCACCACTACTACTTCCATGTTCACTTAGTCTTTCTAGCAGGAGGGCAAAACAGATAGCAATAAATGACATGTCTGAGTTGCTTAGAAAATCCACTAACGTCGTTCCTCTTTGTATTAGTTCTCTCTTGCTTTGTAAGTTAACAAATCCAAAATTTAGCATCATGAGATAACAAATAGCTCACAATTTCTGTGTCTAAATAACCTGGGAAAGGCTTAGCgaggtggttctggctcagggtttcACAAAGCTACAGTATAGGTATCTGGTGGGTCTGCCTTCATCTGAGGTGTAAGTGGGGCTGAATCATTTGATTGAAGGCTTTTTCATGTGGCAGTGCTTTAGAGGCCTCAGTTCTTTGCCCCATGGGCTTCTCCATAGTGCTGCTCACAATAAAGCAAGTGGCTTCCCCAGAGTAAGACATGGACAGACTAAGACagaagccactttttttttttttttttaatttttttaacgtttatttatttttgagacagagagagacagagcatgaaggggggagggtcagagagagagggagactcagaatctgaaacaggttcaaggctctgagcggtcagcacagagcccaatgcggggctcgaactcacagaccgcgagatcatgacctgagccaaagtcggacgcttaaccgactaagccacccaggcgccccaagccacttttttttttttaataaccttatTTTGTAAGTGACATAGCATCACTTTTCACATTCTTTTAGTCACAGACTAACCCTAGTACAAATTGGGAGGGGACTACACTGGGTAGGAATACCAGGAATTTTGGCGTCATGGAGGTTGGCTACCATATTCTTCCAAGAGATAAAGCTTTATGAAAATCAGACGTGCCttcttgtaaaaagaaaatttacctaAAAAATAGGAGTTTCTTGGCTGAAACATTAAGATCCTTATAGctagtggggctcctgggtggctcagttggttaagcgtccgacttcggctcaggtcatgatctcacagtccgtgagttcaagccccgcgtcgggctctgtgctgacagctcagagcctggagcccgtttcagattctgtgtctccctctctctctgcccctcccctgttcgtgctctgtctctctgtctcaaaaataaataaacgttaaaaaaaaaaaaaattaaaaaaaaaaaagatccttatAGCTAGATTTGACCACAAGTgctctttattctgtttgctAGGTATTACTGCAATGTCTGTGACTGTGTTGTGAAGGACTCCATCAACTTCCTGGATCACATTAATGGAAAGAAACGTAAGGCTTGGAGGTAGTTTATGCTTAGGGCTGGGTTTGGGGAAAGGGTAGTTTCTGTTGgatctttttttaatgcctgaGAAATACTCCAATTGCTTCGGTACAGGGTATCCTTTACTTCATTATCTAATGTTTCTGGAGGCCCTGGATGAGACACTGTTTCAAGCTTTCAACAAGAAGACCATGGTCTTTTCCATGGCCTAGCTGTCCCCACTGGTATGCATTTGCTCAGTAAAGCCAGTTGAACACCACTTGGATCTTGCTATCTGTAGCTGCTGCTTCTGGGAACAAGTAAAGCCAACGGAGTTTTTTTCCAGccataattatttttgctttgtattttatgagaagtttttttttttttaatataatgtcaAGAAAAGACTTTTTGAGGGACTGGGGATGTACTGACATTACCTTTTTCACTGTTGATCCCACCCAGATCAGCGAAATCTGGGCATGTCTATGCGTGTGGAACGTTCCACCTTGGATCAGGTGAAGAAACGTTTTGAAGTCAACAAGAAGAAgatggaagagaaacagaaggatTATGATTTTGAGGAAAGGATGAAGGAGCTCAGAGAAGAAGTAAGGCTCTGCTGTTCTTCCATCTTTTATCCCCTAGCTTTGAGTTTTATGTTATGAATCATGGGGAAGCCTTCTTCCTCattccactcccacccccagaggATAATTGTATCCTGAATTTCTCTATATTGGGGGAAACCTTTACTGCCTTTGTTTGGGACTCTCATGATCTTAAGAATATGGCTGTAAACCTATTCTTTTTTCGTGGACTCTCTGGGCctacttactttttttcttactgcagGAGAGATTAAATACACCTAGTCCCCAAGAGGCATGTGGAACCAGCCTGACTGGGTCAGAATTCTGTTTCCTTCACTTACTGGCTATGACTCTTGGGCAAGTTATAGAACTTCTCCATGTCTCGGTTTCCCCATATTAGAGATCTTAATATATAATCTACACAAAGCACATACACCAATTCCTGGCATGTGCTGTGTGCCCCAGGATGATAGGTACTATTATGTGGTTTTGCTTCCATAACCTTTTTTAAGAACCAGAGATAACCTGGAATGTAGGACTGAGAAGTGCTCTTCACAGGCTaaaatttctctttgttgtttcttaaaatctttagtgtggcttttcttctgttcttaaaattttatttgtctttaactgCTTTCTCCTAAAGATAGAAAGGAATCTTGACCTCACTTGT from Panthera uncia isolate 11264 chromosome A1 unlocalized genomic scaffold, Puncia_PCG_1.0 HiC_scaffold_17, whole genome shotgun sequence carries:
- the ZMAT2 gene encoding zinc finger matrin-type protein 2, which encodes MASGSGTKNLDFRRKWDKDEYEKLAEKRLTEEREKKDGKPVQPVKRELLRHRDYKVDLESKLGKTIVITKTTPQSEMGGYYCNVCDCVVKDSINFLDHINGKKHQRNLGMSMRVERSTLDQVKKRFEVNKKKMEEKQKDYDFEERMKELREEEEKAKAYKKEKQKEKKRRAEEDLTFEEDDEMAAVMGFSGFGSTKKSY